In a single window of the Bacteroides acidifaciens genome:
- a CDS encoding S8 family serine peptidase — protein sequence MKRTLLYSLLLLALTACQDYITPEVPKDDLSSWMNEEGLVKGEVYVKFKQLDKDLQVVATRSGEVETGNKDLDAAAANIKMRQMERLFPAGKYEKRTRKAGLHLWYKVKFDEAVNVGQAVDAFSALDNVACVEPVGKVVPVAVNPPKDTYFGSQWYLHNTGQIGMMEGADIKILDAWELTSGSSDVIVAVIDQIVDFRHMELNQCMWRNDEEDEDGYVDNDGNGYVGDYYGLGVNNNTILSDDKSHGTHVAGIIGASTVTNNYFNPNGIAGIAGGGYPMYNQGVRIMTCDFSYGPAAIKYAADMGAVICNNSYHVGTGQATIQAFQEAVDYFVEYAGCDENGNQVGPMKGGLVIAAVANDGVKKDAVIPASLNHVISVASVNPRFQKSSFSNYGSWVSISAPGGGGDEVPAEYDWSTWAIWSTVNNNDFKPMVGTSMASPVVAGVAALVVSYLKDKEGGLTAEEVKHRLLQNVTPIAEYNPEYEGMIGVGCVNAYGALTGAMNWPPVIKLVSEGLDVETDKVLYYDEEVNYVFELSDKETDTVGLTYEVDDPAGIFKQTFADGKLILSLRNKDIQPGSYKVSLSVTDQGVGGEEHLNVQTTTTAFTVRLLPEVHTEASIENTNTELTIGASATFSGKVTARIYDTLGNLVLEQMTNISLSSPGKVDISGLSGGMYVVKLTCNNKTITKNIIKL from the coding sequence ATGAAACGTACATTATTATATAGCTTACTGTTGCTTGCGTTGACTGCTTGTCAGGATTACATCACTCCAGAAGTGCCCAAAGATGATTTGTCTTCATGGATGAACGAAGAAGGGCTTGTGAAAGGAGAGGTCTATGTGAAGTTCAAGCAACTGGACAAAGATTTGCAGGTAGTGGCTACTCGTAGCGGTGAAGTGGAAACCGGCAACAAAGATTTGGATGCCGCCGCCGCGAATATAAAGATGCGGCAGATGGAACGCCTGTTCCCTGCCGGAAAGTATGAGAAGCGCACCAGAAAAGCAGGATTGCACCTGTGGTATAAAGTGAAGTTTGACGAAGCCGTCAACGTGGGACAGGCTGTGGATGCTTTTTCCGCATTAGACAATGTGGCTTGCGTGGAGCCTGTGGGCAAGGTGGTGCCTGTTGCGGTGAATCCGCCTAAGGATACTTATTTCGGTTCTCAGTGGTATTTGCACAATACAGGTCAGATTGGTATGATGGAAGGTGCGGATATCAAGATTCTGGATGCTTGGGAACTGACTTCGGGAAGCTCGGATGTAATTGTGGCTGTGATTGATCAGATTGTCGATTTTAGACACATGGAATTGAATCAGTGTATGTGGCGAAATGACGAGGAGGATGAAGATGGCTATGTAGACAACGATGGCAACGGCTATGTGGGCGACTACTATGGATTGGGAGTAAACAACAATACCATTCTCAGCGATGATAAAAGTCATGGAACACACGTAGCGGGAATAATTGGTGCATCTACAGTTACCAATAATTATTTCAATCCTAATGGTATTGCAGGTATAGCTGGTGGTGGTTATCCGATGTACAATCAGGGAGTTCGCATCATGACCTGCGACTTTTCTTACGGCCCTGCCGCCATTAAATATGCGGCGGATATGGGAGCGGTGATTTGCAATAACAGCTATCATGTCGGTACAGGGCAAGCAACCATACAGGCTTTTCAGGAAGCTGTCGACTATTTTGTGGAATATGCAGGTTGTGATGAAAACGGCAATCAGGTAGGCCCGATGAAAGGTGGCTTGGTGATTGCGGCTGTTGCCAACGACGGCGTGAAGAAGGATGCGGTAATTCCCGCCTCTTTGAATCATGTGATATCCGTAGCCAGTGTAAATCCCCGTTTTCAGAAAAGTAGTTTCTCCAATTACGGTTCGTGGGTGTCTATCTCGGCTCCCGGCGGTGGTGGTGATGAAGTTCCTGCCGAATACGATTGGAGTACTTGGGCAATCTGGAGTACGGTGAACAATAACGATTTCAAACCTATGGTCGGCACCTCTATGGCTTCGCCCGTAGTGGCGGGAGTAGCAGCGTTGGTGGTCTCTTACTTGAAAGACAAGGAAGGCGGACTCACTGCCGAAGAGGTGAAACATCGCCTGTTGCAGAATGTCACTCCCATTGCAGAATACAATCCCGAATACGAAGGAATGATTGGCGTAGGTTGTGTCAATGCGTACGGTGCTTTGACGGGAGCCATGAACTGGCCGCCTGTTATCAAGCTGGTTTCGGAAGGACTGGATGTAGAGACCGACAAAGTGCTTTACTACGACGAAGAGGTGAACTACGTGTTTGAACTGAGCGACAAGGAAACCGATACAGTCGGCCTCACCTATGAGGTGGACGACCCTGCCGGTATCTTTAAGCAGACTTTCGCAGATGGAAAACTCATTCTTTCCCTGCGCAACAAGGATATTCAGCCCGGTTCATACAAAGTTTCTCTCTCCGTGACCGACCAGGGAGTAGGAGGAGAAGAGCACCTCAACGTACAGACTACCACTACCGCTTTCACCGTTCGCCTGTTGCCCGAAGTACATACGGAAGCAAGCATCGAAAACACGAACACCGAACTGACGATTGGTGCAAGCGCCACCTTCAGTGGCAAGGTGACCGCACGGATATACGACACGCTCGGCAACTTGGTGCTCGAACAAATGACGAATATCTCGCTCAGTTCTCCCGGCAAAGTCGATATCTCCGGATTGAGCGGCGGTATGTATGTCGTGAAACTGACGTGCAACAATAAAACGATTACTAAGAATATCATAAAACTGTAA
- a CDS encoding PorV/PorQ family protein, with translation MKNIRYGLMMLLLCGATATFGQGDNGAALFPELTPDVRGVGMGNSGVASSANAFSIWRNAAKNVFSDRKAEVAYSFTPWMRELASGSNLHALAGHYQLDDKQGIQAGFRYINRPEVERAGAVYTPKDWSIDLGYARKLTEGLSVGATARFVRSALFDNAVANGVAFDLGVYYQQAWRNNDDARWSLGLQASNFGTKMDYGYGKYKQPAKVNAGGGVDYAFNDNHRLQGTLEVGYRVWPGSCWESAVGAEYTAFKLFSVRGGYHYGEENNRMQRYGTIGCGVYYSMLRADFAFIIPEKNSFLKNTWQVSLGVAF, from the coding sequence ATGAAAAATATAAGATATGGCTTGATGATGTTGCTCTTGTGCGGAGCAACCGCTACCTTTGGACAGGGTGATAACGGAGCGGCTTTGTTTCCCGAACTGACGCCCGATGTGCGCGGTGTAGGAATGGGTAACAGTGGGGTGGCTTCTTCGGCAAACGCATTCTCCATTTGGAGAAATGCTGCCAAGAATGTTTTCTCGGACCGGAAGGCGGAAGTGGCCTACAGTTTTACGCCCTGGATGCGCGAATTGGCTTCGGGCAGCAATCTGCACGCTTTGGCAGGCCATTACCAGTTGGACGACAAGCAGGGAATCCAGGCGGGTTTCCGCTACATCAACCGTCCGGAAGTGGAGCGCGCGGGTGCGGTCTATACCCCCAAGGACTGGAGCATTGACTTGGGATATGCACGCAAGCTCACCGAAGGACTGTCCGTAGGTGCAACGGCACGTTTCGTACGTTCCGCTCTTTTTGACAATGCGGTGGCGAACGGGGTGGCTTTCGACCTCGGTGTCTATTACCAACAGGCCTGGCGCAACAACGACGACGCCCGTTGGAGCTTGGGTTTGCAGGCTTCCAACTTCGGTACGAAAATGGATTACGGATACGGTAAGTATAAGCAGCCTGCCAAAGTGAATGCCGGAGGAGGTGTCGACTATGCATTCAACGACAACCACCGTCTGCAAGGCACGCTCGAAGTGGGCTACCGCGTATGGCCCGGCAGTTGCTGGGAGAGTGCCGTCGGAGCGGAATACACGGCGTTCAAGCTGTTTTCCGTACGCGGCGGATACCACTATGGAGAAGAAAACAACCGTATGCAACGCTACGGCACCATCGGCTGCGGCGTGTATTACAGTATGCTACGTGCCGACTTTGCCTTTATTATTCCTGAGAAAAACAGCTTCCTAAAGAATACATGGCAGGTGTCGTTGGGGGTAGCCTTCTGA
- a CDS encoding TlpA disulfide reductase family protein, with translation MKNTLMATLLLASCGHMSYAQNNVTVKGQIKGVESGRLYMLAPVSEKRVDTLGTALFQAPDFVLEGKCDEPVVAHIVVENYSGGFPFMAEPGGSYTALLTNGREAYIRGGKLQDAWTGYLKYSTEQRQKISAMKQRHQTLVAENKFRSASALNDSIQLLEQQARKETYDFLGQHDDLITAHTYLENAQMRDAGAEQSRKMYESLGEGARQTPSGRILKERYERMEQTEKGRLAPDFTLSTPEGKEVTLSKVAGKVKILDFWASWCGPCRLNNPALKKAYEEYHDKGLEIISVSLDDKPERWKDAIAKDGLTWINVSSLKGWKCDVARLYSVSAVPAIFVLNEENRIVATNLRGEKLAKYLEDNLK, from the coding sequence ATGAAAAATACATTAATGGCAACGTTGCTTTTGGCAAGTTGCGGACATATGTCATATGCACAGAACAATGTGACTGTGAAAGGACAGATTAAAGGAGTGGAATCGGGGCGCCTGTATATGCTGGCTCCGGTTTCCGAAAAACGGGTGGATACGCTGGGCACTGCCCTTTTCCAAGCCCCCGATTTTGTGTTGGAGGGTAAGTGTGACGAACCGGTGGTGGCACATATCGTTGTAGAGAACTATTCGGGAGGATTCCCCTTCATGGCAGAGCCGGGCGGCTCGTACACTGCTTTGCTTACCAATGGGCGGGAGGCCTACATCCGGGGCGGCAAGTTACAGGACGCCTGGACGGGATACTTGAAGTATTCCACCGAGCAGCGCCAGAAGATAAGCGCAATGAAGCAAAGACACCAGACGTTGGTTGCTGAAAATAAATTCAGAAGTGCCAGTGCGCTGAACGATTCGATTCAGCTTTTGGAGCAACAGGCAAGAAAAGAGACTTACGACTTTTTGGGACAGCACGACGACCTGATTACGGCGCATACTTATCTGGAAAATGCACAGATGCGCGATGCGGGCGCCGAGCAGAGCCGTAAGATGTACGAATCGTTGGGCGAAGGTGCCAGGCAGACGCCCAGTGGCCGTATTTTGAAAGAGCGTTATGAACGGATGGAGCAGACGGAGAAGGGGAGACTTGCCCCCGACTTTACGCTGAGTACTCCGGAAGGCAAGGAAGTGACGCTGAGCAAGGTGGCAGGAAAGGTGAAGATTCTTGATTTCTGGGCTTCGTGGTGCGGACCATGCCGCCTGAACAATCCCGCTCTGAAAAAGGCTTACGAGGAGTATCACGACAAGGGGCTGGAGATTATCAGCGTCTCGCTCGACGACAAGCCGGAACGTTGGAAGGATGCCATTGCCAAAGACGGGCTGACGTGGATAAACGTCTCCTCATTGAAAGGATGGAAATGCGATGTGGCACGGCTTTACAGTGTGAGCGCCGTTCCCGCCATCTTTGTTCTCAACGAGGAAAACCGCATTGTCGCCACCAATCTGAGAGGAGAAAAACTGGCTAAATACTTGGAAGATAACTTAAAGTAA
- a CDS encoding TlpA disulfide reductase family protein, with protein MRRIIVSVAVGMLAGVGCLAQDGGKYVITGEMTRDSLRFTPQAVRMIYLACQSDGKEVRLDSAVVKNKTFRFEGKAPRFVEAAYLSGFDNGSVQLLLEPGNITVQPFDAHYPVSAKVSGTPCNDVMNGYYAVRAKDVQDSKVRMNNLFNSLPEEVKNNLEQQMDYQGSVFNINTVMQKVVALEYLRNHLDNEAALFIIKHDSYHLFQPKTVERMLLRAVSPRLRQHPVYRELENKIKASNLKVGSPAPDIAGVTPEGKEISLSDYKGKYVLLDIWASWCGPCRREFPYLKQAMTASEANDKFVILSYSIDSKERDWVNSIEKNELKHKNWIHFSTLKGWSSDAVSLFNVQGVPHTVLLNPKGEVVAFNLRGEEMLNKVKRIIEGVETYE; from the coding sequence ATGAGAAGAATAATAGTTTCGGTTGCCGTTGGGATGTTGGCAGGTGTCGGTTGCCTGGCACAAGACGGCGGCAAGTATGTCATTACTGGTGAGATGACACGCGATTCGTTGCGCTTCACTCCGCAAGCGGTCCGCATGATTTATCTGGCGTGCCAGTCCGACGGCAAGGAAGTCAGACTGGATTCTGCCGTTGTAAAGAATAAGACCTTCCGCTTCGAGGGCAAGGCTCCCCGCTTTGTGGAGGCCGCCTATCTCTCCGGATTCGATAACGGAAGCGTGCAGTTATTGCTCGAGCCGGGCAACATCACGGTGCAGCCGTTTGATGCCCACTATCCCGTGTCGGCAAAGGTAAGCGGTACGCCTTGCAACGATGTGATGAACGGCTACTATGCGGTGCGTGCAAAAGATGTGCAGGATTCGAAAGTCCGCATGAACAATCTGTTCAATTCGCTGCCCGAAGAGGTGAAGAACAATCTAGAGCAACAGATGGACTATCAGGGTTCCGTGTTCAATATAAACACCGTGATGCAGAAAGTGGTGGCGCTGGAATACCTGCGCAATCACCTCGACAACGAAGCGGCTTTGTTTATCATCAAGCACGACAGCTACCATCTGTTCCAGCCGAAAACGGTCGAACGTATGTTGCTGCGTGCCGTCTCTCCGCGACTGAGACAGCATCCCGTCTATCGTGAACTGGAGAATAAAATCAAGGCAAGCAACCTCAAGGTAGGTTCGCCCGCGCCTGACATCGCAGGAGTGACGCCGGAAGGCAAGGAGATATCCCTTTCCGACTATAAAGGAAAATATGTACTGTTGGATATCTGGGCTTCGTGGTGCGGACCGTGCCGTCGCGAATTTCCTTATTTGAAGCAGGCGATGACAGCTTCGGAAGCAAACGATAAATTTGTGATACTCAGCTACTCTATCGACAGCAAGGAACGGGATTGGGTGAACAGCATCGAAAAGAATGAGTTGAAACACAAGAACTGGATTCACTTTTCTACCTTGAAAGGATGGTCGTCCGATGCTGTGTCGCTGTTCAACGTGCAGGGAGTGCCTCACACGGTTCTGCTGAATCCGAAAGGAGAAGTGGTGGCTTTCAATCTGCGTGGCGAAGAGATGCTCAACAAGGTGAAGCGAATTATTGAGGGAGTGGAGACGTATGAATAA
- a CDS encoding TlpA disulfide reductase family protein yields MLRKCYIAAACLVACMGGVQAQENTCVIKGRMLKDSLRHTPQRIQKIYLTQMDEYERMINVDSVKPVNGTFTFTRSLKQGEPELLYFLTGFDNGNVQLFVEPGTVEVRIPDAAFPAGGMAKGTPTNDLYNQYKEIRRLCIKEQTDTLNVWQEKHGESFKQWMSRPENQEEWISVGAAAMVSASAAQLRFLLEHNDSPLVPLMLEKEVYPTLSKAYVQRMLKSLSPKLKKHPYYRSFSNVVRAQELKVGGELPDITLPLAEGGRKTLEDFKGKYVLLDFWASWCGPCRREIPYLIQLYNETQADRDRFVIVSFSLDNKEKDWKNAIRTHQMDKEEWTHASDLLGWSSPAARMLGVTAVPKTILIDPEGRVISFSLRGEEMVSRVKQILAGAPAFGEGDGKEEEKK; encoded by the coding sequence ATGTTACGCAAGTGTTATATAGCCGCAGCCTGCCTGGTAGCCTGTATGGGCGGGGTGCAGGCACAAGAGAATACGTGTGTCATCAAAGGACGTATGCTGAAAGATTCGCTGCGCCATACGCCGCAACGGATACAGAAGATTTACCTGACGCAGATGGACGAGTACGAACGCATGATTAATGTCGATTCCGTGAAGCCGGTGAACGGTACTTTCACCTTTACACGTTCTCTGAAACAGGGTGAGCCGGAATTGCTTTATTTTCTGACTGGTTTCGACAACGGCAACGTGCAACTGTTTGTGGAGCCGGGCACAGTGGAAGTGCGCATTCCGGATGCCGCTTTTCCCGCAGGAGGAATGGCAAAGGGAACGCCGACCAACGACCTGTACAACCAGTATAAGGAAATCCGTCGGCTTTGTATCAAGGAGCAGACCGACACCTTGAACGTGTGGCAGGAGAAACATGGAGAGTCGTTCAAGCAATGGATGAGCCGTCCCGAAAATCAGGAAGAGTGGATAAGTGTCGGCGCGGCGGCAATGGTTTCCGCTTCTGCAGCGCAACTCCGTTTTCTGCTCGAACACAACGATTCGCCGTTGGTGCCTTTGATGCTGGAGAAAGAGGTTTATCCGACATTGAGCAAGGCCTATGTGCAGCGTATGCTGAAATCCTTGTCGCCTAAGTTGAAGAAGCACCCGTATTACCGCTCGTTCAGCAACGTAGTGCGTGCGCAGGAGTTGAAAGTAGGCGGCGAGTTGCCCGACATCACGCTTCCTCTTGCTGAAGGCGGGCGCAAGACGCTGGAAGATTTCAAAGGAAAATATGTGTTGCTGGACTTTTGGGCTTCGTGGTGCGGCCCCTGCCGCCGGGAGATTCCCTACCTCATACAGTTGTACAATGAAACACAGGCCGACCGAGACCGCTTTGTGATTGTCAGCTTCTCTTTGGACAACAAGGAGAAGGACTGGAAGAACGCCATCCGCACGCATCAGATGGACAAGGAGGAGTGGACGCACGCTTCCGACCTCTTGGGATGGAGTTCGCCCGCCGCCCGTATGCTGGGAGTGACGGCAGTGCCCAAGACCATCCTGATCGACCCCGAAGGAAGAGTCATTTCCTTCTCCCTGCGCGGCGAGGAAATGGTAAGCCGCGTGAAGCAGATTTTAGCAGGTGCCCCCGCTTTCGGCGAAGGTGACGGCAAGGAAGAGGAGAAGAAATAA
- a CDS encoding M16 family metallopeptidase has product MKKIIAYICICLASLTAARAQSAVVGGQETLPVDSAVLIGRLPNGITYYIRHNGDQPRRAGFYLIRNAGSLLETDEQNGLAHFLEHMAFQGTKHFPGKGIISGLEKHGVAFGSNINAYTSHNETVYQLTDVPTQSESLLDTCLLILHDWSYYLSLEEKEIDAERKVIVEEWRTRRTSAVRMQEKTNQVLYQGSRYADRDVIGTLDVIQHFAPQSLRDFYHRWYRTDLEAIAIVGDFDARRMEEKVKTLFAAIPAVKNPEPRPFFSIPDNDTPRYVLATDKEAARSSLGLSIRLNDTPACERNRVAYLRESLIISFFNSMMRTRIAELARRPDAPFRHAEIAYGDLVRGYCAYNVNVSPRPGQEAAAWEAAMTENERVKRYGFTPEELERAKKDMLTALENGRRRGKANSRYAQEIQGHFLEGRPLLSPSDYYRWVKRLVADIRVEEVSDRAKKWNSPINRTLLVVGSAKEKHLSREDMTAIMERVEHSSQIRPYAVNTPSGVQRKLLDDAELQGGQIVKVRPLERFGAVEWTLQNGARVVFRHSASNKILVSSYSNGGTSVYEDIDLLPAAENAATMVSSFGVGDFTPDELRTLLTGKRVGCKVNITPWDEAIGGSSVAEDFETLMQLIYLRFEKPRFDEALFATLMQRNYAALQQYAGQPQTVMRDSLQQILHNYSPRFPAFNKAYLDKITLERLKYVYSDRIKDASDFVFFIMGNLKEENARQMVEKYIGSLRSEHRKEKRTLHRELPAKGKVVKNIRLNWETPKATVVTNFSTKLENTPYHNICQSLLRGILQLRYTENIREKEGGTYGININATSSRLPESRYSFTMIFDCAPEREAHLKSLVHAETERLAEEAPGQDEFAKVVANLRKNDEQSRNSDAYWMAALAAYYTEGIDITAPENFDKILERLTPADIHKFAKKMFKKSYVVDLTFKSK; this is encoded by the coding sequence ATGAAGAAAATAATCGCATACATATGTATTTGTTTGGCCTCACTGACCGCTGCACGCGCACAGTCGGCGGTGGTTGGCGGGCAAGAGACGCTGCCTGTCGACTCGGCGGTGCTCATAGGCAGGCTGCCTAACGGGATTACCTATTATATCCGCCACAACGGCGACCAGCCCCGCCGTGCAGGCTTCTACCTGATTCGCAATGCCGGTTCGCTGTTGGAGACGGATGAGCAGAACGGATTGGCGCATTTCCTGGAGCATATGGCTTTTCAGGGAACGAAGCATTTTCCCGGTAAAGGTATTATCTCGGGACTGGAGAAACACGGTGTGGCGTTCGGGAGCAATATCAACGCCTATACGTCGCACAACGAGACAGTTTACCAACTCACTGACGTGCCTACGCAAAGCGAATCTTTGCTGGACACCTGCCTGTTGATACTGCACGACTGGTCTTACTACCTGTCGTTGGAAGAGAAAGAGATTGACGCAGAACGCAAGGTGATTGTCGAAGAGTGGCGCACCCGCCGAACGTCGGCGGTGCGGATGCAGGAAAAGACAAACCAGGTGCTCTATCAAGGCTCACGGTATGCCGACAGGGATGTCATCGGAACGTTGGACGTCATTCAGCACTTTGCTCCACAGTCGTTGCGCGACTTCTATCACCGATGGTATCGCACCGATTTGGAAGCGATTGCCATTGTGGGCGATTTCGATGCGCGCCGGATGGAAGAAAAGGTGAAGACGCTCTTTGCCGCCATTCCCGCTGTGAAGAATCCGGAGCCGCGTCCGTTCTTTTCGATACCCGACAACGATACGCCCCGCTACGTGCTGGCAACGGACAAGGAAGCCGCCCGCTCTTCGTTGGGGCTGTCCATCCGGCTGAACGACACCCCGGCGTGCGAACGCAATCGCGTGGCTTATCTGCGCGAGAGTCTGATTATCTCGTTCTTTAATTCGATGATGCGGACGCGCATTGCGGAATTGGCACGTCGTCCGGACGCTCCGTTCCGTCATGCGGAGATTGCCTACGGAGATTTGGTACGCGGATATTGTGCATACAATGTCAATGTATCTCCCCGTCCCGGACAGGAAGCCGCAGCATGGGAAGCGGCAATGACCGAGAATGAACGGGTGAAACGCTACGGCTTCACGCCCGAAGAACTGGAGCGCGCCAAGAAAGATATGCTCACGGCACTGGAGAACGGTCGCAGGCGGGGTAAGGCAAACAGCCGTTATGCGCAAGAGATACAGGGACATTTTCTGGAAGGACGACCGCTGCTCAGTCCCTCCGACTATTACCGTTGGGTGAAACGCCTTGTTGCCGACATTAGGGTAGAGGAGGTTTCTGACAGGGCGAAGAAGTGGAACAGCCCGATAAACCGGACATTGCTGGTAGTGGGCTCAGCCAAAGAGAAACATTTGTCGCGCGAGGATATGACGGCTATCATGGAGCGCGTGGAGCACTCCAGTCAGATTCGTCCTTATGCGGTGAATACCCCTTCGGGCGTTCAGCGCAAACTGCTGGATGATGCAGAGCTGCAGGGCGGACAGATTGTGAAGGTGCGTCCCCTGGAGCGTTTTGGCGCCGTAGAGTGGACTTTACAGAATGGTGCCCGCGTGGTGTTCCGCCATAGTGCGAGCAATAAAATCCTTGTTTCCTCCTATAGCAACGGCGGAACCTCTGTCTACGAGGATATCGACTTGCTTCCCGCAGCCGAGAATGCCGCAACGATGGTATCTTCGTTCGGCGTGGGCGACTTTACGCCCGACGAACTGCGGACACTGTTGACCGGTAAGCGGGTGGGATGCAAAGTGAACATCACTCCATGGGATGAGGCGATAGGCGGCTCCTCTGTCGCGGAAGATTTCGAGACGCTCATGCAGTTGATTTACCTACGTTTCGAGAAACCCCGGTTCGACGAAGCATTGTTTGCCACGCTGATGCAGCGCAACTATGCAGCGTTGCAGCAGTATGCCGGACAGCCGCAGACGGTGATGCGGGATTCGCTCCAACAGATTTTGCACAATTACAGTCCCCGTTTCCCGGCTTTCAATAAAGCATACTTGGATAAGATTACGTTGGAAAGATTGAAATATGTCTATTCCGACCGTATCAAGGACGCCAGCGATTTCGTATTCTTTATCATGGGTAATCTGAAGGAGGAAAACGCCCGTCAGATGGTGGAGAAATACATCGGTTCTTTGCGCTCCGAGCACCGCAAAGAGAAGCGTACTCTGCACCGCGAATTGCCGGCAAAGGGGAAGGTAGTGAAAAACATCCGGCTCAACTGGGAGACCCCGAAAGCCACTGTTGTCACCAATTTTTCAACGAAGTTGGAAAATACACCTTACCATAACATTTGCCAAAGCCTGTTGCGCGGCATCTTGCAGTTGCGCTATACGGAAAACATCCGCGAGAAGGAGGGAGGCACATATGGAATCAATATCAATGCTACTTCGTCCCGTCTTCCCGAATCGCGTTACTCTTTTACCATGATATTCGACTGTGCGCCTGAGCGGGAAGCCCATTTGAAGTCGTTGGTACACGCCGAAACGGAACGTCTTGCCGAAGAGGCACCTGGGCAGGATGAGTTTGCAAAGGTGGTTGCCAATCTGCGGAAAAACGACGAACAGTCGAGAAACTCTGACGCCTACTGGATGGCTGCTCTTGCCGCTTATTATACGGAAGGCATCGACATCACCG